From the genome of bacterium:
CACGTAGCGGTTGCTGACCTGCCAGGTGAGCTCGCGGTTCTCGTTGTAGTCGCCGCGCACCGTGAAATCGGTGTAGTCGCTGGTCGCCCAGTAGTAGCCCCAGTCCCGGATGTAACGCCCCGTCCGCTCCGACCAGCCGAAATTGAAGTTCGGAAAGAGGATGCCCGACTTGCGGCCCGTCTCGAGCGCCTTGAAATAGAAGGGCAGGGCGAAGACGGGCACCTCGCCGATCTTCATCACGATGGGCTTGGCGACCACCTTGTCGCCGGGGCGGATCTTCATCTTGTCGGCCCAGAAATGATAGTGCGGCTCGGCCAGGTCGCAGGAGGTCATCTTGCCCGATCGTATCTTCAGGGTGCCGTCGTCGAAGCGCTTGATCTCCTCGCCCACGTAGAAGAACTCGTCCATGGCGGTCGCGCCCTCGCGCACCGCGCCGGTGCGGTGCTCGAAGCCGTATCCCAGCTGGCGGCCCGCGATCTTCTGGGACGCGTCCACGAGCAGGGGCTTGTCCTCCGCGTAGAGTTCGCGTGTCTGGAGGTCCATGCGCACCTTGCCGGCGGTCAGGTCCAGCGAACCGTAGACCAGGTTGGCGTTGCCGGCGATGTGGATCTGCCGGCCGGCGAGATCGAAGATGGCGGCATCCCCCTCGTATTCGACTTTCTGCCGATTGGCGCCGAAATCCCAGGTGCGGCGGCCGTCCGACAGAGTGTCGCTCGCAGCGCGCATGAGGGTTCCGACGAGCGCGCTGTCGGCCAGCACGGCGGCCAGGGTCGAGTCTGCGAGCAGCGATGCGAACGTCGTATCGGCGGGGGCCGCCGCGGCATCGCCCGCGGCCATTGCCGTCAGGAGCGCTGTCGGGTCCGCGCCGGACGTCCCGCCCGGGAGACCGGGCGGGACGGAGTCGCCTCCCGCGGTCGCGAGGCTGTCCAGGAGGGCGGCCGCCCTGTCGGTGACGGCGCCAAGCTCCGCCAGCCGCAGGAAGGAGTAGACGCCGCTCATGCCCCCCATGACATCGACCTGGCGCACCTTGCCGTCCTGGAAGGCGATGACGATGGTGTCTCCGGTGACGTCGTTGAAGGCCACCTCCTCGGCGACGTCCAGGGGCACGTAGACGCTATGCGCGTTGCCCACGACCACTGACCGGTCCGGCACCTCGTCCGCGAAGAACACCGTGATGTCGTCGCCGGTCAGTTCGTCGGTGCCCGGCAGGCCGAGGTACTGCTGCGCCAGCTGGGACGGTTCGTGGTCCACGACCCGGGCCTCGCGCCTCAGGTGCACGCGGTCCAGCTCGCCGTCCAGGTAGACGAATTCGATCTCCTCGGCGTCCATGGTGCTGCCTTCCCCGTCGTCGAGTTCCGGGGCGCCGGTCAGCACCACGCGGTCCTGGCCGTGTATCACCGCCGTATCGGCCCTGGCCGAGGTCGTCCCCTGGTAGATGCGGACGCTGTCGACCATGACCACGCGTTTCTCGGCGTGGTGGAAGTACATCACCTCGGCCACGGCGCGCAGGGGGCGGCGGCCCTGCTCCCGGCTCGTCAGATTCGGCGCGCGATCGACGATCGCCAGGTCCTGCTGCCGGTAGAACAGGGCGTGCTCGCCCGTGACCAGGTTCGCGCGCTCGGGGTCGACGATCTTCACGCGCCCTGAAGCCTCGCCGCGGTCCTCCTCGTCCCAGCGCGTGATGGTGTCGGCCCAGACCACGTATTCCGGCGTGACGAGACGCGCGCTGCGCATCAGACGGAACCGGTCGCCGCCCTCGCGCAGCTCGCCCTCGTCCGAGGTCGCGATCATGTCGCCTTCTTCCAGGCGGACCTGGCGGTAGAATTCGGCCTCCTCCGTGGTGCCGTGATAAACGGCGCGGCGGCAGGTGAGGACGGCGGCGGCGCGGGTCATGCGGACGTCTCCGAAGAACTCGTACTCGTCCCGGTCCCCGTAGAAGGCGGCGGAGTCGCCCCGCACCGTGAGAGAATCCCTGACGACCACGACGTTGCCGATCAACCAGGTGACCTTCTCGCCGTCGACGACACGGTCGACCAGGCGGTCGGCGCGGTAGTCGGTGCGCGGCGCGTGCGGTGCGTCGCGGACGGGCGGATCGGTCGCGGCGGTCAACCAGATGATCGCGCAAAGGAGGGACGTCCCGGTCAGCACGTATTGCCGGCCCGGCGACTTCATGCCGCCTCCAGGCCGTCCCGGGCGAGGCGGGAGGCGCCGAGCGCGGCCGCGTGCGGTCCCAGCTCGGCGGGTTCGATAGGCGTATCGCGGCTCGCCACGCAGAGAATCAGCGAGGCGGCCGTCGCTCGACAAGGCGTGAAGATGAGATCTCCCGCCTGGGCCACACCGCCGCCGATGATGATCTTGTCCGGATCGAGCAGGTTCACCAGGTTGCCGACGGCGATACCCAGCATGCGCCCGGTGTCGCGGAACAGCGATGCGGTCGGGTTGTCGCCGGCGACGGCCAGAGCGGCCAGGTCGCGGGTCGTCAGTTCGGCGCCCCGCGCGGCGATCAACTCGCGCAGCGCCGGGCCGGCACCCGGTCCGTCCGCGCGCCGGCGCGCTTCGGCCAGCAGTCCGCGCGAACCGGCATAGGCCTCGACGCAGCCGCGGTTGCCGCATCCGCAGAGGGGCCCGTCGGGATCCAGGATCATGTGTCCGATCTCGCCGGCGCCGTGGCGCGTGCCCGTGACCAGGCGCCCGTCGACCATAACCGCGCCGCCGACACCGGTGCCCAGCGCCAGCATGACGAGGTCTCGACAGCCCCGGCCGGCGCCGAAGCGCGCCTCACCGGCCAGGGCGGCGTTCACGTCGTTGGCGAATACGCCGTGGATGTCGCCGAAAGCCTCGCGCAGGGCGCCGGCCAGATCGCTTTCCTCCCATCCGGGCAGGTTGGGGGCGCGGCCGAGATATCCCCGGACCGGGTCCACGATGCCGGCGCAGGCCAGGCCCGCGGCGGCGAGCGCGACGCCGGGCGGCAGACGATCCGCGACGGCCGCGGCCAGTCGGACGAAGGTCTCGAGGACATCGCTGGTGTCGGTGGGAATCTCGCCCGAATACCTGTCGGGATCCTCGGCGCCGCCCACGACGAACTTCACCGCCGTACCGCCGATGTCCGCCCCCAGTACCAGCTGCTCCGTCATGACATCTCCCCGTCCCGCAATCCCTCCAGCACCGGTCCGGCCCCGCGAACGCGGCGCGTATCCTCCAGAGACCGGAATCCCAGCGCGTAGAGGACTTCCGCCACCAGGAAGCACGAGCCGCAGGCGAGCACGGAGTCCTGCGGCGAGACCGTCCCCGCCAGGGCCTTCAAGGCCGCGGTCAGATCATCGTGCACCTCGACGGCATTGTGCGTAGCGAGTCCCCATCGGTCCATCAACGATTTCAGCTGGCCGGGGTTCCGCGATCTCGGCAATCCCACCGGCGCCGCGAGGACGGCATCGGCCCGGGCCAGCAGCCGGCCGGTCTCGTCGCCGGGATCCTTGTCCGCCAGACCGCCGAAGAGCACGATCCGGCGACCGGTGCATGGCCTGTCCAGAAAACCCGTCAGAGCCACCGAGAGCGCCTCCGCGTTGTGGGCCGTGTCCACCACGAAGTCGGGGCCGCTCAGGATCTGCTGGAACCGGCCCGGCAGGAACACGCGACGCAGGGAGGCGGCCGGATCGTCGGGCAGGCCGAGAATCCCGGCCGCAGACAGCTCGTCGAGGCAGAGCAGGGCCAGGGCGGCGTTGCGGCGCAGGGGCGGCGGCCGCAGGACGGGCAGGCCTGCGAAGAGGCGATGGCGGGTCGTGAGGTCCCAGACCTCGCCGCGGTCGTCCACGCGCACGAGTTCATCCAGGAAGTGACAGGGACTGCCCGCAGCGACGGCGGCCGCGAAGACCTGGCCGCGCAATTCCTGCGTCACGGCGGTGAACAACGGCGCATTCGGCTTGAGCAGGCCGAGCTTCTCGGCGGCGATCTCGGCAACGGTCCCGCCCAGGATCTGCTGATGGTCCAGGGATACGCCGGTCAACAGCAAAGCCGCCTGCGGCAGGGCGTTGCTGGCGTCGAGACGGCCGCCCAGGCCGGTCTCGCAGCAGAAGACGTCGACCCCGGCATCCCGGGCGATCGCCAGCGAGGTCGCCGTGAGCGCCTCGAACCAGCTCGCCTCGTGTCTCTCCACCGCGGATCGCAACGATTCGGCCGTACGACAGAACAGGTCGGGCGCGACGGGCCGGTCGTCGAGGGTCAGGCGCTCGTAGACCTGCAAGAGGTGGGGGCTGGTGAAACAGGCGGTGCGGTACCCGGCGTCCCGGAGCAGGCGCGCCAGCAAGTGCGTCGTGCTGCCCTTGCCGTTGGTGCCTGCGATCACCAGTATCCGGTACGCATGCTCGGGATGACCCAGATCCTCCAGCAGGCCGCGAATCCGTTTCAGCCCGGGCCGGATGCCCCTGCGGTTCAGGGAGAAGAGCCAGCGGGTGGTCTCGTTGTCCGGCGCGAAGGGGGGGTGCGCCCGATCGCCGACGCCCGGTTCACCTGGATAGGAAATATCGTCGTAGGACTTGGCATCGGGACCGGCCATACCGTCTCAACCGCGGAAGGGTTGCTCGACCGAGACTTCCCGTCCGGCCACGAACCAGTGCAGAACCTGTCCCACGCGCGTCTTCAGATCCTTGCGATTGACAATCATGTCGATCATGCCGTGCTCCAGGAGGAATTCCGAGGACTGGAAACCCTCGGGCAATTCGCTGTTGATCGTCTGCTGGATCACCCGCGGACCGGCAAAACCGATCAGCGCCCCCGGTTCGGCGATGATCACGTCGCCCAGGGACGCGTAGCTCGCCGTCACGCCGCCCGTGGTCGGGTGGGTCAGGATGGAGATGAAGGGGATGGCCTCCTCCTTCAGGCGGGACAGTACCGCGCTGGTCTTGGCCATCTGCATGAGCGAGAGCAGGGACTCCTGCATGCGCGCGCCGCCCGAGCAGGACACGATGACCGCGGCCTCCCGGTCGCGCAACGAATCCAGCAGCATCCTGGCGATCTTCTCGCCGACGACCGATCCCATGCTGCCGCCCATGAAATCGAAGTCCATGATCCCCAGGCAGACCGGCAGGTGGTCGATCTCGCAGCGCCCCGTGATGATCGCGTCGTCGCGCCCGGTCTTCTTGAGGCTGGCCTTGATGCGATCGTTGTAGCTCTTGGAGTCCTTGAATTCGAGCGGGTCCTTCGAGGTGATGCCGCGGTGCGTCTCGTTCCATGTGCCCTCGTCGGCGAGCAGGGCGAGGATCTGCAGCACGTTGATCCGCAGATGGTGGTTGCAGTTGGTGCAGACCCAGTGATTCCGCGTCAATTCCCGATGATAGAGAATCTCGCCGCAGGAGGGGCATTTGCTCCAGAGATTGTCGGGTATCTCCGTCTTCTGGGTGGTCAGGGCCTTGATGCCCTTCTTGGCCTGATCTATCCAGGACATCTCGTACTCCTCGCTGCGAAGATCCGCGCCGCCGGGCGGGGCGGCGGGCTTGCAAAGACTAGCCTCTCGGCGGTCCGGCGACAAGTCGAAACGGCTTGCCGCGTCCGCTTCAACGATCCGTTGCAGCCAGCAACCGGATCAGCACCAGGGCATCTTCGCCGGTATCTCTGTAGTACTGCGGCCGGCGTTCGATCGACTCGAAGCCATGGCGCGCGTAGAAGGCCAGGGCCGGCTCGTTGCCGACTCTCACCTCCAGGGTGGCCGTGCGGCATCCCTCGGCCACCGCCGCGGCGAGTGTCGCCTCCAGGAGCAGGGTGCCGATACCCGAACGCCGCTCGCCGGTGGCCACCGCCAGATTTATCACATGCCACTCGTCGGCGACCTTCCAGGCCATGAGGTACCCGACCACCTCGCCGTTCCTCAGCGCGGACAGGGGCCGACGCATGCGGTCGGTGCGCAACTCGGTCAGCAGGGAATCCTCGGGCCACGGATCGGAGAAGCTCGCCGCTTCGATGTGGGCGATCCGCGGCAGATCGACAGGCAAGGACCGTCTCAGTTCGATCCTGTCCGTCATGCTCATACGTCCTCCCCGCGCCGTGGTGCGGCGCCTCGCGGACTTCGCGGCGTGAGGTCGAGGCCCCGCTTGACCTCGGCGTCGGAGACGCGCAGATACGCGGGAGTCAAGACGAAGGGATGCACCTCCGTGAAACGGGTCCGGTCGCGGCTGATCGCCCAGGCCACCGCGCGCGCCGTGGCGGGATGCGCGGACTCCCAGGGACGCACGCGCGGCGAGCCTGTCTCCTGCAATTCCGCGCGCAGTGCCGGACCTTCGCCCAACAGCAACGACACGCCGTTGCCGGCATAGACGGAGGCCTCGGGAGACGGCACGGCGGCCAACAGCTCCCGCCAGCAGGCGTCGGGCCGGCGGGGAGCGGGCGGCAGGATCTCCTCCACCCAGTCGTCGCGTCGGCGATAGACGGCGGCGAACACCTCGCCGCGTCTGGCGTCCAGGACCGGCACGGCCCACGCATAGGCCTGATTCTCGGCCAACATGGCTCCCGCCATGGCTTCCAGGGTGGAAACGGCATAGAGCGAACAGCCCAGACTCCAGGCCATGCCCTTGGCGGTCGCGACGCCGATGCGCACGCCGGTGAAACTGCCCGGCCCCCTGCAGACCGCCACGGCGTCGAGATCGCGCCGGTCCCGGCCCGCGGCATCTAGCAGGTCGTCGATCACCGGCAGCAGGGCATCGGCGTAAGTGCCCGTTACATTGAAGGGCTGGTACCGGAGCACGTTGCCGTCCTCGGCGATGGCGAAGCGGCCCCAGGTCGTCGAGGTGTCCAGGGCGAGACAGAGCATCAGGTCCTCCCTCCGCGGAGGAAGCCGCGCCAGCGCAACGGCAGCTCCGGCACGCCGCGCAGCCGCCAGATCCGTTCATCCTCGCCCGCGCCCGGGGTGACCAGGAACTCCAGGCGCGCGGACAGCCACGGCAGCAGCGGCGCGGGCCATTCGGCCAGCAACACCGCGCGACCGTCCTCGACCTCGTCCATGACGGCATCGAGCCCCGTGTCGTGCAGGTCGTCCTGCGTCCCGAGTCGATAGAAATCCAGGTGATGGACCACGAAACGGCCCGCGTAGCGATTGGCGATGGTGAACGTCGGCGACGTCACGTCCTCGTCCACGCCGAGCCCGCGGCATAGTCCCTTGGTGAAGAGGGTCTTGCCGGCGCCGAGCGGCCCCCACAGCAGAAGCACCTCTCCCCCGGCCAGCAGGTCGGCCGCACGAAGGCCGAGGTCCAGCGTGTCCGCTGGCGATCCTGACACCAGTCCGGGGCCGAAGTCCCGCTCGTCGGGCAAGGCATGATCCATGGCGTTCGACTATCGGGGACGCATCACGGCGAACGGCACGATCATCTCCTCGAGGCTGACGCCGCCGTGCTGGAAGCTCCCGCGATACAACCTTTCGTACTCATGGTAGTTGGTCGGATAGACCAGATAATGGTTCTCGGTCGTGATGGCATAATTCTCGATGGCGGACTGACGAGGCAACATGTATTCCTCCGGCTCCTTCATCAGGAACACGGCCTTCTCGTCCACACCGAGATTGTCCCCGTACTTGTAGCGCACGTTGCTGCTGGTGTCGCGGTTGCCCTTGATGGTCGTGGCCTTGGTGCACATGGTCGACCCGTGATCGGTCGTGATGATCACGGTCACGTCCTTGCGGGCCAGGTGCTTCAACACCTCGAACAGCGTCGAATGTTCGAACCAGCTGCGCATCAGGGAGCGGAAGGCGGCCACGTCCGGCGCCAGTTCCTTGAGGATCGACGACTGGGCGCGGCCGTGCGCCATGATGTCCAGGAAGTTGTATACCGCGGCCACCAGCCGCAGGTCGTCCAGCGAACCGACGTGGCGGCGCAGATCATCGGTGTCGCGCGCGTCGTAGACCTTGTAGTAGCGGTAGCTGGTGGCCGCCGGCGAGTTCAGGCGCTTGAGCTGCTCGCCCAGCAGTTCCTGCTCGTGGGCGTTCTTGGAATGCTGCTGGACGCTGGATCCTTTCCACCACTCGGGGTAGCTGGACGCGATCTCGCCGGGGTAGATGCCCGCGAACAGGGCGTTGCGGGCGAAAGGGGTGGCGGTGGGCAGGATCGACCAGTAGAGACGCCTTTCGATCTGGAAGTAGGGCTCCAGCAACGATTCCACGTGCTGCCACTGATCCAGCCGCATGCAGTCGATGACGATGAAGTAGACCTGACGGCCGGATTCGATCTCCGGCGCGACCCAGGTGCGGATCATGTCGGGACTGAGGAGCGGGGACCCGTCGGCCCCGTTGACCCAGCCCGCGTAATGATCGCGTACGTAACGGGCGAAGACGCGGTTGGCCTCGGCGCATTGCTCCTCGTGCGTGCTGAGCAGACCGTGGTCGCTGTACGAATAGAGGTCCAGCTCCCAGGTGACAAGATCCGAGTAGAGGGATTCCCAATCCGACGGCGTCCGCGCGTTCGCGAGACGAGCGGATACGCCCTGGTAGTGGGACAGGAAATCGCGGTTTATCTGTTCGCCGCGGATGCGGCGGCCCTCCAGCAGCCGCTTCAGCGCCGAGACGATCTGCAGGGGCGAGACCGGCTTGACGAGATAGTCGTCGATGCGCCGGCCGATGGCCCGGTTCATCAGGTCCTCTTCCTCGCTCTTGGTGATCATC
Proteins encoded in this window:
- a CDS encoding ROK family protein — encoded protein: MTEQLVLGADIGGTAVKFVVGGAEDPDRYSGEIPTDTSDVLETFVRLAAAVADRLPPGVALAAAGLACAGIVDPVRGYLGRAPNLPGWEESDLAGALREAFGDIHGVFANDVNAALAGEARFGAGRGCRDLVMLALGTGVGGAVMVDGRLVTGTRHGAGEIGHMILDPDGPLCGCGNRGCVEAYAGSRGLLAEARRRADGPGAGPALRELIAARGAELTTRDLAALAVAGDNPTASLFRDTGRMLGIAVGNLVNLLDPDKIIIGGGVAQAGDLIFTPCRATAASLILCVASRDTPIEPAELGPHAAALGASRLARDGLEAA
- the rimI gene encoding ribosomal protein S18-alanine N-acetyltransferase → MTDRIELRRSLPVDLPRIAHIEAASFSDPWPEDSLLTELRTDRMRRPLSALRNGEVVGYLMAWKVADEWHVINLAVATGERRSGIGTLLLEATLAAAVAEGCRTATLEVRVGNEPALAFYARHGFESIERRPQYYRDTGEDALVLIRLLAATDR
- the accD gene encoding acetyl-CoA carboxylase, carboxyltransferase subunit beta produces the protein MSWIDQAKKGIKALTTQKTEIPDNLWSKCPSCGEILYHRELTRNHWVCTNCNHHLRINVLQILALLADEGTWNETHRGITSKDPLEFKDSKSYNDRIKASLKKTGRDDAIITGRCEIDHLPVCLGIMDFDFMGGSMGSVVGEKIARMLLDSLRDREAAVIVSCSGGARMQESLLSLMQMAKTSAVLSRLKEEAIPFISILTHPTTGGVTASYASLGDVIIAEPGALIGFAGPRVIQQTINSELPEGFQSSEFLLEHGMIDMIVNRKDLKTRVGQVLHWFVAGREVSVEQPFRG
- the tsaE gene encoding tRNA (adenosine(37)-N6)-threonylcarbamoyltransferase complex ATPase subunit type 1 TsaE, which translates into the protein MDHALPDERDFGPGLVSGSPADTLDLGLRAADLLAGGEVLLLWGPLGAGKTLFTKGLCRGLGVDEDVTSPTFTIANRYAGRFVVHHLDFYRLGTQDDLHDTGLDAVMDEVEDGRAVLLAEWPAPLLPWLSARLEFLVTPGAGEDERIWRLRGVPELPLRWRGFLRGGRT
- a CDS encoding response regulator; the encoded protein is MPFKILWVDDQIEELRSHVVYLTEKGYEVQGANNGRDAVELLRKTPYDAILLDEMMPGMGGLETLGELKQVRDNVPVVMITKSEEEDLMNRAIGRRIDDYLVKPVSPLQIVSALKRLLEGRRIRGEQINRDFLSHYQGVSARLANARTPSDWESLYSDLVTWELDLYSYSDHGLLSTHEEQCAEANRVFARYVRDHYAGWVNGADGSPLLSPDMIRTWVAPEIESGRQVYFIVIDCMRLDQWQHVESLLEPYFQIERRLYWSILPTATPFARNALFAGIYPGEIASSYPEWWKGSSVQQHSKNAHEQELLGEQLKRLNSPAATSYRYYKVYDARDTDDLRRHVGSLDDLRLVAAVYNFLDIMAHGRAQSSILKELAPDVAAFRSLMRSWFEHSTLFEVLKHLARKDVTVIITTDHGSTMCTKATTIKGNRDTSSNVRYKYGDNLGVDEKAVFLMKEPEEYMLPRQSAIENYAITTENHYLVYPTNYHEYERLYRGSFQHGGVSLEEMIVPFAVMRPR
- the tsaB gene encoding tRNA (adenosine(37)-N6)-threonylcarbamoyltransferase complex dimerization subunit type 1 TsaB — translated: MLCLALDTSTTWGRFAIAEDGNVLRYQPFNVTGTYADALLPVIDDLLDAAGRDRRDLDAVAVCRGPGSFTGVRIGVATAKGMAWSLGCSLYAVSTLEAMAGAMLAENQAYAWAVPVLDARRGEVFAAVYRRRDDWVEEILPPAPRRPDACWRELLAAVPSPEASVYAGNGVSLLLGEGPALRAELQETGSPRVRPWESAHPATARAVAWAISRDRTRFTEVHPFVLTPAYLRVSDAEVKRGLDLTPRSPRGAAPRRGEDV